The region TGTTTGGGCACAGGGTGGGTTTTCCAAATGAAtctctaaattataaattagggaTTAGGGCTTTGAGGCGGCCCATGATAAAACCAGGTAAGTGTCCTCAGACCGTCAGAGTGGACCTCCTCCAGTACTGATCTGTTACTaccaatctccaaacacctacTGCACACAGATATTTGCGTTGATATCCGGCTGTTGGCACATAGTCGACTATATAGGCCTGAAAGAAGAGATATTCCGGGAACGTAACTCGGTTTCCTAAACAGGCTAAGGTGGTCTTGCGATGTAGATTTTGGAAAGTgttaggtcgtagaacagccgtcactcaatgttACATCTGCATTGGGTGGGGGTATCAGTTATAACATCTAGGAACCACTTCAGCTATAGGATGCATATGCATGTTTCAGCATTTCCCGACAGGGCTACAGGTACTACAGGGGGGGGTTGACGGGGTCAGGGGTCTGTCAGACGGTCTGATGGGATACTACCGTATCAGTAACAAGGCAGCCTGATGCACAGCAGACTGCAGAGCAGGCAGGATTCTGGCTGCATTTCACACCATGTGCACAGAGCTTTAATCACTTTGTGATGCTATAACTGAACTCTGGTCTCAGCTGATCCCAGATGGTCTCCGGCTACCGCTCTTTATTGACTCATAAATCGTGTAACcggtttcattttctctgatgatAACATCATCATGCTCATTGCTGAAACCTGTGACTTCAAGTCATCGACATCACtcagctgacacacagacagctctcttgaaatgtcagtttcatcctcaacatgcaaaaaaataaaataaatgaataaataaaacgaTCAGCTTATACCTGGCCCTTTTCCGTACTCCTCTGTACCTGTCAGCTTTAAAGGTTCAATCAATAAGGTGTGCACCGCCCTGTAGCACGAAATAACCCTGACATGTATGCATAGGCTTGACTTTATGacttttaaatttcaaaatgcCTTTTACAGTATGGCTCAtgctgttttgaaataaatgtaacacCCACTCAAGGTGAGTACACTCCCATATAATGATTCACTTTATTATCACCCTTTGGAgcggaggaaaaaaaagaaacaggttTTACCTGCGCTGCTTGTTTACAGCACAGTGTGTTCAGCGCCCTTTGTTCCTCGCCTGGTGATCCCAGTTTGAAATATGAATGCGGCGCCGCGCAtttaatttgtctttgtttctgttttgttgttgcttaattgtctctcctctcatttccaaGATCGACACAATGGCAATGTTTTGGCTGTGACGCACATTGTCAAGGTTGCACCACTGCACAATAGCCTCTCAAGGCTACACATCAGTTTGTCTTGgggtgtggtggggggggtgtggtGTACTCCATCATGAGACAGTGCATCTGCTTtaccttcttcctctcctcagcgGCCTCCAGCCTCATCTGGAGCTCCTCCAGGGACACCTCCCTCCTCGGGGGGGAGGGCAGCGGCTGATGCTGGCTTTTGTCCCCAGACTGATCAGCATCCCTCAGGATCACCTCAAACGACTGGCCGGATGCCCGCTTGTTCAAACCCTTCACCTCCAGGTCTGACACAGCCAGGGTCCAGCCCACCCgccaacaataaaacacaagttagtcagctgtctgtctgtctatctatctttctctctctctttctttctcatatatcagagggaaggggggggttGCATCTCGTGACAGCGTCTCAGCATTGTTTTCAGAAATACAGTACTTGGGTGTCTTAAGGGTTTCAGGCGTGGACCATGAACGTTCCTGGTTGGGCTCTGCGAGTAACCGAAAGAGTCACAACTTCCAAGGTAAAGTATGGAATCGATAAGAGTGCCAATGACAAAAGGCTGCACACCCTGGCCCGTACAAAGTGCAGCAGAGCAAAGACATGTTTACTTTGAATGACAAAGAAGACTATTTGTTTGAGTAAACTCACTGCTACAAACATTCCTATTAGGTGTAGCTGATTGTGCAGTTTCCACATTGAGAAATACCTCTGAATGAAAACGTGGGTGCCCATGAGggtatgttttatatatatatatatatatatgcaaatcCACATCATATTCTTGTGAAACAAATTCTGAGAGcacagaaaaacccacagaaTGCTGTGTGTCAATCATAGAAAGCGAATAGTCCTTTGCTCTTTTACTGCACTTTATATCCATGGCTTATTTACAGGTCGTGCCTTGTTTTTAGACCGTGTGTTAATATTAGCTAGTTCCAGGGACTTAGGTCATGGGGCATGGCTTATCTGCTGTTGCCTTGGcaattattttgcctttttaataGCCCTCCCTCTCTGTAAACTTGCATTCAGTTACTtgaaatttaatttttttatgaGCACCTTAGAAATAAAGGCATTAGTAAACTATGCAGATACTTAGTGGAAAACCTGAAACAGGTTAGTTCACAGGAAGAcgaatgaaataaacaaaacgaAAGCAACGAAAGTGGGCTGTCTCTAGCCGAGCATAACAAATGACAATGCGAAAACTTCCTAAAAGACACCAGGAAATTGGGACGGTAAATCCAACATAACTGTTTTTTATAGTGCATTATGGGATCTATGGAGacgaagaaagacagacagacagacggacagacaaacagacagacagacagacagacagacaaacagactgacagactgatagacagaatgaaagacagactgacagacaaacagactgatagacaaacagacagacagacagacaaacagactgacagactgatagacagaatgaaagacagacagacagacaaacggACTGATagacagaatgaaagacagacagacagacaaacggACTGATagacagaatgaaagacagacagacagactgacagacaaacagactgatagacagaatgaaagacagacagacaggctgacagacagacaggccgacAGGCAGGAAGACTTACCTCCATACTGATAGAGGCTGTTGGGATGCGGCTGTGTGTAGAAGCAGGAGCAGAGAAGAGACAGCATGGACATCTCCTTGATCTTGTCTGTGTAGGCTGTTGCAGAGAGATAAAAGCACAAACGTTCCATCCGAAACCATCTATAACCCCGCCGGTTCACTGGGACAGAGTACAACGCGAGTCACCTCCGTGGGGAACTGGTCTGTGCTAATAATATAGTACAACACGAAACCAGCAGAAATCATCGAAATGGGCTCcttcaaacaacacaaaacctATTTGTGCAGAGAAAACAGGTCCCAGGTCTGGTGTGCACACATTTCACTTGTAGGTTTCTCCATAGTACTGTATCTGTTATGCCAAGATCCTGGTGTTTCATTAGCAAACTGTGTGTGGATATGGGGacattctctctcctctctatctGATATAAAGGCACTTTTACAGTTGTGTATTTTATAACCAGAGAACCGTCCGGAGTATCTCAATTGAGGCTcccaaagacaaaacagcattGTCCGCGAACAGGCAAACAATGTTCTGTCTGGGC is a window of Enoplosus armatus isolate fEnoArm2 chromosome 3, fEnoArm2.hap1, whole genome shotgun sequence DNA encoding:
- the stmn3 gene encoding stathmin-3, with product MERLCFYLSATAYTDKIKEMSMLSLLCSCFYTQPHPNSLYQYGDLEVKGLNKRASGQSFEVILRDADQSGDKSQHQPLPSPPRREVSLEELQMRLEAAEERKKSQEALVRKQLAEKGERVQEVLHKAREENNIFSKKTEEKLIQKMEVNKENREAHLNALKQRLRDKEVHAAEVRRNKERQADLSG